The following are from one region of the Anguilla rostrata isolate EN2019 chromosome 7, ASM1855537v3, whole genome shotgun sequence genome:
- the LOC135258798 gene encoding tetraspanin-8-like produces MRKTNVCMKRPFLIFNIILGIIGGLILALAIFGHGAYHAIEEGDNMVPGLVFFYILGIVVVVVSVLGAYGSRKEKKWALILCCIGASLLCITMMVIAGKAAASKSQVQEAMKAHFEDKKPLDKADEHTQNSLDALQKEFECCGMDKGYQDWGEHIPPSCHCPEYYKNTSKCIEVPKTANVSEEVVYSEPCLPLVVKYVEKAINGMLGILFGFAFFVMIVAVMAVVLLCQMRRQQKPTPMTFSVHSSEPDYKELPEPTENI; encoded by the exons atgaggaaaacgAACGTCTGTATGAAGCGACCCTTCCTTATCTTCAACATCATTCTCGGg ATTATTGGAGGCCTAATACTTGCACTAGCAATCTTTGGACATGGTGCATACCATGCAATTGAAGAG GGTGACAACATGGTGCCGGGATTGGTCTTCTTCTACATCCTCGGGATCGTTGTGGTGGTGGTCTCCGTGCTCGGGGCTTATGGGTCGCGGAAAGAGAAGAAGTGGGCCCTGATCCTG TGCTGTATCGGGGCATCCCTGCTGTGCATTACCATGATGGTGATAGCAGGGAAAGCGGCAGCTTCAAAATCGCAG GTTCAGGAAGCTATGAAGGCTCATTTTGAAGACAAGAAACCTTTGGACAAGGCCGATGAGCACACCCAAAATTCTCTGGACGCTTTACAGAAGGAG TTCGAATGCTGTGGAATGGACAAGGGTTACCAAGATTGGGGAGAACATATCCCACCCTCATGTCACTGTCCCGAATATTACAAGAACACCTCCAAATGT ATTGAAGTACCTAAAACTGCCAATGTGTCTGAAGAAGTGGTTTAttctgag ccctgcCTTCCTCTTGTAGTAAAATACGTGGAAAAAGCAATCAACGGCATGTTGGGAATACTGTTCGGATTCGCTTTCTTTGTG ATGATTGTGGCAGTTATGGCGGTGGTGCTGCTTTGTCAAATGAGAAGACAGCAGAAGCCAACACCGATGACCTTCAGCGTGCACTCCAGTGAGCCGGATTATAAGGAGCTTCCTGAACCAAccgaaaacatttga